A window from Variovorax sp. PBL-E5 encodes these proteins:
- a CDS encoding LysR family transcriptional regulator codes for MDRLKAMHTFIQIAEQGSLTRAADVLDSSLPAVVRALAALEAHLGVRLFHRTTRRISLTEEGRHYLDSAREVLAAADAADRALAVEAAEPAGRLTVTAPVLFGHMYVAPAIVRFLQRHHKVRCSVLLHDRTVNLLEEGIDVGIRISALEDSSLVAQTLGSIRRVVVASPAYLKQHGTPAHPRELLDANCVCLQPGSSAHWAFREQGRPLKIAARGNIDFNHIAPAVEACAAGLGFGNFFSYQVLPMVAQGRLAIVLEDFEPPPRPVSVIYPHARLLPARARAFIEWMKAEFTGLRL; via the coding sequence ATGGACCGCCTCAAGGCCATGCACACCTTCATACAGATCGCCGAGCAGGGCAGCCTGACCCGCGCGGCCGACGTGCTCGACAGTTCGCTGCCGGCCGTGGTGCGTGCGCTGGCGGCGCTGGAGGCGCACCTCGGCGTGCGGCTGTTCCACCGCACCACGCGCCGCATCTCGCTGACCGAGGAAGGCCGGCACTACCTGGACAGCGCACGCGAGGTGCTGGCCGCGGCCGACGCCGCCGATCGCGCGCTCGCGGTCGAGGCGGCCGAGCCGGCGGGCCGGCTCACGGTCACGGCGCCCGTGCTTTTCGGGCACATGTACGTCGCGCCCGCCATCGTGCGTTTTCTCCAGCGTCACCACAAGGTGCGTTGCAGCGTGCTGCTGCACGACCGCACGGTCAACCTCCTGGAGGAAGGCATCGATGTCGGCATCCGCATCAGCGCACTGGAGGACTCGTCACTGGTCGCGCAGACGCTGGGCAGCATCCGCCGCGTGGTGGTCGCGAGCCCGGCGTATCTGAAGCAGCACGGCACGCCGGCGCATCCGCGCGAACTGCTGGACGCCAACTGCGTGTGCCTGCAGCCCGGCAGTTCGGCGCACTGGGCCTTTCGCGAACAGGGCCGGCCGCTGAAGATCGCGGCCCGGGGCAACATCGACTTCAACCACATTGCACCCGCGGTCGAAGCCTGCGCGGCGGGGCTGGGCTTCGGCAACTTCTTCTCGTACCAGGTACTGCCGATGGTGGCGCAAGGCCGGCTCGCGATCGTGCTCGAAGACTTCGAGCCGCCGCCGCGGCCGGTGAGCGTGATCTATCCCCATGCACGGCTGCTGCCGGCGCGCGCGCGTGCGTTCATCGAATGGATGAAGGCGGAGTTCACGGGGCTGCGGCTCTGA
- a CDS encoding ABC transporter permease, whose translation MTPTPGPSVWRPPELSMRWWPVFLRNLLVWRKLAIPSLIGNIAEPLIWLVAFGYGMGALVGRIEVDGISVPYILFLASGSVCMSAMNAASFEALYSAFSRMHVQKTWDGIMNAPVGLDDVVLAEMLWAGFKAIFTTTAILFVMLALNISHSPKLFVAWFVLVGVGITFSCIALIFNALAKGYDFFTYYFTLFMTPMMFLSGVFFPLEQLPTVVRRIADWLPLANAVALVRPLFMDRWPGDWERHALVLVAYTVVAFWIALGLTRKRFRA comes from the coding sequence ATGACGCCCACTCCTGGCCCCTCGGTCTGGCGCCCGCCCGAGCTCTCGATGCGCTGGTGGCCGGTGTTCCTGCGCAACCTGCTGGTGTGGCGCAAGCTCGCGATCCCGAGCCTGATCGGCAACATCGCCGAGCCGCTGATCTGGCTGGTGGCCTTCGGCTACGGCATGGGCGCGCTGGTCGGCCGGATCGAGGTCGACGGCATCAGCGTGCCCTACATCCTGTTCCTGGCCAGCGGCTCGGTGTGCATGAGCGCGATGAACGCAGCGTCGTTCGAGGCGCTCTATTCGGCCTTCTCGCGCATGCATGTGCAGAAGACCTGGGACGGCATCATGAACGCGCCGGTGGGACTGGACGACGTGGTGCTGGCCGAGATGCTGTGGGCCGGCTTCAAGGCGATCTTCACGACCACGGCCATCCTGTTCGTGATGCTGGCGCTGAACATCAGCCACAGCCCGAAGCTGTTCGTCGCCTGGTTCGTGCTGGTGGGCGTGGGCATCACCTTCTCGTGCATCGCGCTGATCTTCAACGCGCTGGCGAAGGGCTACGATTTCTTCACCTACTACTTCACGCTGTTCATGACGCCGATGATGTTCCTGTCGGGCGTGTTCTTTCCGCTCGAGCAGTTGCCCACGGTGGTGCGGCGGATCGCGGACTGGCTGCCGCTGGCGAACGCGGTGGCGCTGGTGCGGCCCTTGTTCATGGACCGCTGGCCCGGCGACTGGGAACGCCATGCGCTCGTGCTGGTGGCCTACACCGTGGTCGCGTTCTGGATCGCGCTGGGGCTCACGCGCAAGCGCTTTCGGGCTTGA
- a CDS encoding ATP-binding cassette domain-containing protein: MGHNAPVPTPLFHASHLRKHYGSTLVVDDLSFEIAPGECLGVIGPNGAGKTTTIRMCLGLTTPDSGTIEALGGLSMPRDARAIKAQLGVVSQFDTLDPDFSCAENLRVYARYFGMRRAEIAPRIPYLLDFAALTHKADAKPGELSGGMRRRLSLARALVNDPKLLMLDEPTTGLDPQARHLMWERLQLLLQQGKSILLTTHFMDEAERLCSRLLVLDHGRKIAEGRPRDLIAEHLEPDVVEVYGNGALALAESPLRQYAARVEVSGETVFFYTQDARGLMEALAGHAGLRTFHRPANLEDLFLKLTGRQIREDG, translated from the coding sequence ATGGGCCACAATGCCCCGGTGCCGACGCCCCTCTTCCACGCCAGCCATCTGCGCAAGCACTACGGATCGACCCTCGTGGTCGACGACCTCTCCTTCGAGATCGCACCCGGCGAATGCCTCGGCGTGATCGGCCCCAACGGCGCGGGCAAGACCACCACCATCCGCATGTGCCTGGGCCTCACCACGCCCGACAGCGGCACGATCGAAGCGCTCGGCGGGCTGTCGATGCCGCGCGACGCGCGCGCGATCAAGGCGCAGCTCGGCGTGGTCAGCCAGTTCGACACGCTCGATCCCGACTTCAGCTGCGCCGAGAACCTCAGGGTCTACGCACGCTACTTCGGCATGCGCCGCGCGGAGATCGCGCCGCGCATTCCCTATCTGCTCGACTTCGCGGCGCTGACGCACAAGGCCGATGCGAAGCCCGGCGAGCTCTCGGGCGGCATGCGCCGGCGGCTGTCGCTCGCGCGGGCGCTGGTCAACGATCCGAAGCTGCTGATGCTGGACGAGCCGACCACCGGCCTCGATCCGCAGGCGCGGCACCTGATGTGGGAGCGGCTGCAACTGCTGCTGCAGCAGGGCAAGTCGATCCTGCTGACGACGCACTTCATGGACGAGGCCGAGCGGCTGTGTTCACGCCTGCTGGTGCTGGACCACGGCCGCAAGATCGCCGAGGGCCGGCCGCGCGACCTGATCGCCGAGCACCTCGAGCCCGACGTGGTCGAGGTGTACGGCAACGGCGCGCTCGCGCTGGCCGAATCGCCACTCAGGCAGTACGCGGCACGGGTCGAGGTCAGCGGCGAGACGGTGTTCTTCTACACGCAGGATGCGCGCGGGCTGATGGAGGCGCTGGCCGGCCACGCCGGGCTGCGCACCTTCCACCGACCGGCCAACCTGGAAGACCTGTTCCTCAAATTGACGGGCCGGCAGATACGAGAGGACGGATAG
- a CDS encoding low temperature requirement protein A, giving the protein MHDPSKVAEPAALRQRDGAEARVTYEELFFDLVYVFAVTQLSHYLLGHLTPLGALQTLLLWFAVWLGWQYTCWVTNWFDPRSAPIRLLLFGVMLAGLVMSAAIPGAFAERGVVFAVAFVAIQVGRSACVWLLLRRERHALAANFARILGWNCIAAVFWIAGAATAGGTRMACWAVAVACEYVSPMFGFRLPGLGRSRTADWTIEGGHLAERCQLFVIVALGESILLIGDTFARTQTLTSLSTLAFLIAFAGSLAMWWLYFDAGSEDGSHAIAHSDDPGRMGAYFHYVHVLIVGGIIVTAVGNELVIAHPHGHLDLPGIIVMLGAPVAYLLGNGIYRRIVYGSFPASHVAGVAVAAALLALVARIDLLTLNGLTTLVMLGVAAWDTLRARSGAVRRNASHARKA; this is encoded by the coding sequence ATGCATGACCCGTCGAAGGTGGCCGAACCCGCAGCCTTGCGGCAGCGCGACGGCGCCGAGGCCAGAGTCACCTACGAAGAGCTGTTCTTCGATCTGGTCTATGTCTTCGCGGTCACCCAGCTGTCCCACTACCTGCTCGGCCACCTGACGCCGCTCGGCGCGCTGCAGACGCTGCTGCTCTGGTTCGCGGTCTGGCTGGGTTGGCAATACACCTGCTGGGTGACGAACTGGTTCGACCCGCGCTCGGCACCGATCCGGTTGCTGCTGTTCGGCGTCATGCTGGCGGGGCTGGTGATGTCGGCGGCCATTCCGGGCGCGTTCGCCGAGCGCGGCGTGGTGTTCGCGGTCGCCTTCGTCGCGATCCAGGTCGGGCGCTCGGCCTGCGTCTGGCTGCTGCTGCGGCGCGAACGCCATGCGCTGGCGGCGAACTTCGCGCGCATCCTCGGGTGGAATTGCATCGCAGCGGTGTTCTGGATCGCCGGCGCCGCGACGGCGGGCGGTACCCGCATGGCCTGCTGGGCCGTCGCGGTGGCCTGCGAGTACGTGTCGCCGATGTTCGGCTTCCGGCTGCCGGGTCTGGGACGCTCGCGCACCGCCGACTGGACCATCGAGGGCGGCCACCTGGCCGAGCGTTGCCAGCTGTTCGTGATCGTGGCGCTGGGCGAATCGATCCTGCTGATCGGCGACACCTTCGCCAGGACGCAGACCTTGACCAGCCTCTCGACGCTCGCCTTCCTGATCGCCTTCGCGGGCAGCCTCGCGATGTGGTGGCTCTACTTCGACGCCGGCAGCGAGGACGGCAGCCACGCGATCGCGCATTCGGACGATCCGGGCCGCATGGGCGCCTATTTCCACTACGTCCACGTGCTGATCGTCGGCGGCATCATCGTCACCGCGGTGGGCAACGAGCTCGTGATCGCGCATCCGCATGGCCATCTGGATCTGCCGGGCATCATCGTGATGCTCGGCGCGCCGGTCGCCTACCTGTTGGGCAACGGCATCTACCGGCGCATCGTGTATGGGTCCTTCCCTGCTTCGCACGTCGCCGGCGTGGCCGTCGCCGCGGCGCTGCTGGCGCTCGTTGCCCGGATCGATCTGCTCACGCTGAACGGGCTGACCACGCTCGTGATGCTCGGCGTGGCTGCGTGGGACACGCTGCGCGCGCGATCGGGTGCGGTCCGCCGCAACGCGTCGCACGCGCGCAAGGCCTGA